Proteins co-encoded in one Bemisia tabaci chromosome 9, PGI_BMITA_v3 genomic window:
- the LOC109038236 gene encoding BTB/POZ domain-containing protein 1, with protein MANSTSDPVLETNVIDDNSEDWRKACLLDRNEFAFKNNLLSDVCFIVGEGKRKIPANKIILSLGSPVFAAMLSERWLSPASEIEVPDIEPEAFYELLRFIYCEKVKFHSSSPDAHSILYAAKKYDVEALKNKCVEFLSSTLSNSNVCFRLMKARYLQESELIDLCCKTLSKTASTAISRYYTTTSTTSHEESFHAVDIETICFILEMDQLNIEEVDLYKAILSWADFECERQNLEGNKENIKLVLKQALPLIRFRLMSPQEFSEVVSGTGILSIEEELSIFKYLSSKPRPANLRPTPRFKKSIIIAACDEVTGKIFICKQDLRRVFQNCRVKYFKMQTLIIVLPLVNSFFCIMKIFY; from the exons ATGGCAAACTCCACTTCTGACCCTGTTTTGGAGACAAACGTCATTGATGACAACTCTGAAGACTGGCGTAAAGCTTGCCTCCTGGACAGAAATGAATTTGCCTTCAAGAACAATCTATTAAGTGATGTTTGTTTCATTGTTGGGGAAGGAAAACGAAAAATCCCTGCTAACAAAATCATTCTCTCACTAGGAAGCCCAGTTTTTGCAGCCATGCTGAGTGAACGGTGGTTGTCGCCTGCAAGTGAAATTGAAGTACCAGATATAGAGCCAGAGGCTTTTTATGAACTGCTccg ATTCATTTATTGTGAGAAAGTTAAATTTCATTCGAGTTCTCCTGATGCACATTCCATTTTATATGCAGCAAAAAAGTATGATGTAGAAGCATTAAAAAATAAGTGTGTCGAATTTCTCAGTAGCACCCtctcaaattcaaatgtttgtTTTCGATTAATGAAA gcaagGTATTTGCAAGAGTCAGAACTGATCGACTTATGTTGTAAAACATTATCTAAGACCGCTTCCACTGCTATTTCTCGGTACTACACCACCACTTCCACCACCAGCCATGAAGAAAGCTTTCATGCTGTTGACATAGAAACGATATGCTTCATTTTGGAAATGGATCAATTAAATATTGAAGAGGTCGATCTATACAAAGCAATTCTCAG CTGGGCAGATTTTGAATGTGAAAGGCAAAACTTGGAAGGGAACAAAGAGAACATCAAGCTAGTCCTGAAACAAGCTTTGCCATTGATTCGGTTCCGATTGATGTCTCCTCAAGAATTTTCTGAAGTTGTCTCTGGAACAGGCATTCTCTCCATAGAAGAGgaattatcaatttttaagTACTTGTCCTCCAAACCTAGACCCGCAAATCTCAGACCAACCCCTCGCTTTAAAAAATC AATCATTATCGCCGCCTGTGATGAGgttactggaaaaattttcatttgcaaGCAAGACCTTCGACGAGTGTTTCAAAACTGCagagtgaaatatttcaaaatgcaaACATTAATCATCGTTTTACCTctagtaaattcgtttttttgtatcatgaaaatattttactaa